One genomic segment of Aliidiomarina minuta includes these proteins:
- a CDS encoding superoxide dismutase family protein: MKKLAILSLPLLLSACSQGDLSDVIHQAGIEQYVAAIESTEGNQAAGTVTFTRAKDGIHVMAHVEGLEPNQQHGFHIHEYGDCGAPDGTSAGGHFNPTSSQHGGPHDDERHVGDLGNLEANDQGIAHLEYIDIKLAMDGPYSVLGRGVVVHAEEDDLDSQPTGQAGARIGCGVIGVAASPD, from the coding sequence ATGAAGAAGTTAGCTATTCTCTCTTTACCTCTATTATTATCGGCCTGTAGTCAGGGTGATCTGAGTGACGTTATTCACCAGGCCGGTATTGAGCAGTACGTCGCCGCTATTGAGTCCACAGAGGGAAACCAGGCCGCTGGCACAGTTACTTTTACCCGGGCAAAAGATGGTATTCATGTGATGGCTCATGTCGAGGGATTGGAACCGAATCAACAGCATGGTTTTCATATCCATGAATATGGTGACTGTGGAGCTCCGGATGGAACTTCTGCCGGTGGACATTTTAACCCTACCTCTTCACAACATGGTGGACCACATGATGATGAACGTCATGTGGGTGATTTAGGTAATCTGGAAGCCAATGATCAGGGCATCGCCCATCTTGAATATATAGATATCAAGCTAGCTATGGACGGCCCTTATAGCGTGCTGGGCCGCGGTGTTGTTGTGCATGCTGAAGAAGACGATCTGGATTCGCAGCCTACAGGACAGGCTGGTGCCAGAATTGGTTGTGGTGTAATAGGGGTTGCAGCTAGCCCGGATTAA